The genomic window GTTGACGAACCAGTCGTAGCCGACGTATGACGCGATCGCAAGACCGGTCAGCAACGCGACGGTGCCGAAGCTCCCGAAGTAAAAGAGGGGATTGTTCGTCTTCGCGAGGCGATAGAGCGTGACGATGATCGTCCCGCCGTCCTTGATCGGGTGGAGGTTGGTCTCCGAACCGGCGGGTCGCGTCTCGTAGGTGATCGGTACCTCCATCGAGTCGATGCCGTGGCGGACGCACTCGACGCACATCTCCGTCTCGATGCCGAAGCCCTCCGCCGAGAGGTTCATCCGGTCGAGGGAGTCCACCGTCATCGCGCGATAGCCCGAGAGGATGTCGTAGTGCTCGCGCTGGTGGATCGTGCGGTAGGCCCAGTTGATTAGTTTGTTCCCGACCTGGTTGAGTCGCGGCATCGCGCCGGACTGGATGTCCGCGAACCGGTTGCCGACGACGTGCTCGGCCTCGCCCGACCGGAGCGGCTCCAGCAGGGCCTCGGCGTCCTTCGGGAGGTAGGTGCCGTCGCCGTCGAGCACGAGGACGTACTCGGTATCGATCTGGGCGAACCCCTGCATCATCGCGTCGCCCTTCCCGGTGCCGGACTGCTCGATCACGCGAGCGCCCGCCTCGCGGGCGATCTCCTGGGTGTCGTCGGACGAACCGCCGTCGATCACGAGGACGTGTTCGTAGCCGCGCTCGACGAATCCCTCGACCACGTCGCCGATCGTGGCTGCCTCGTCGAGCGTCGGGATCATCACCGTGACGTCCTCGGTCATCGGACGGGACTGCACGGCGGGCCCGTAAATGGGTTACTACTGTTAGCGCTCCTGCACGGACGCCGACGGAACAGCACACCCCGACGACCAGCCTGCGCCCCCAGCGCTCCGGCTACCAGCGGAAGGAAACGGGTTTGTGCGGTCGTGGTCAATTTCGCTCCATGAACGTACGGGCCATCGCCGACCTGCCGCCCGACGAGCGGGCGGCCCTCTTCGAGCGCGACGCCGGGATCGGGGATGCACGGGCCGACGCCCGGGAGATCGTCGAGCGCGTTCGAGACGAGGGCGACGTCGCGTTGCGCGAGTACGCCGAGGACCTCGACGGCGTCGCCGTCGGCAACCTCGACGTCACCGACGAGGCCGAGCGCGCCTGGGAGCGTCTCGACGGCGACCTCCGGACCGCGATCGAGGACGCCATCGAGAACGTCCGGGCCTTCCACGAACGCCAGGTGCCCGAGGACTGGACCGAGGAGTTCGAAGGCCGCGAACTCGGCCGCCGGTTCCGGCCGATCGAGCGCGCCGGCGTCTACGTCCCCGGCGGCACCGCCGCCTACCCCTCCAGCGCGATCATGGGCGTGATCCCGGCGGCCGTCGCGGGCGTCGAGCAGATCGCCGTCGCGACGCCGCCCGCCGAGGAGTTCTCCGACGCCACGCTCGGCGCGATCCACGCCGCCAGAGCCGATCGGGTCTACGCCGCCGGCGGCGCCCAGGCCATCGGCGCGCTCGCCTACGGCACCGAGACCGTCGATCGCGTCCAGAAGATCGTCGGGCCGGGCAACCGGTGGGTCAGCGCCGCGAAGGCGGAGGTCCGTGGTGACGTCGAGATCGACTTCGTCGCCGGGCCGAGCGAAGTGCTCGTGCTCGCCGACGAGACGGCGGACCCGACGCTCGTCGCCGCAGAACTCGTCGCACAGGCCGAGCATTCCCCGAACGCCGCGGTCGTGGCAGTCACCGACGACGAGGCCCTCGCAGAGGCTGTCGCGGAAAGTGTCGAGTCACAGGCGGCCGAGCGCGACCGCACCGAGACGATCCAGGCGGCGCTGGATAACGACGCCAGCGGCATCCTCCTCGCCCGATCGCAGTCCGAGGCCGTCGCGGTCGCCGAGGAGTTCGCCGCCGAGCACCTCGCGATCTACGCCGACGAGCCAGCGGAACTGGCCGACCGCGTCCCCTCCGCCGGCAGCGTCTTCCTCGGCGAGTACACCCCCGTCGCCGCGGGCGACTACGCCTCCGGGACGAACCACGTCCTTCCGACGAACGGCCTGGCGCGGGTGACCGGCGGACTCTCCGTCGACACCTTCCTCCGCGCTTCCACCGTCCAGCGCCTCGACCGCGACGCCCTCGCCGACCTCCGGGGTACGATCGAGACGCTCGCGGAGGCGGAGGGCCTCGACGCTCACGCCGAGAGCGTCCGGAAGCGCTTCGAGGAGTAGGGCTGCGTTGCGACGACGAGTCTGTGGACGGTCCAGAGCGAGAAACCGGGAGAATGAAACCGTCCCGCGGTGACGGGTCGAGCGTGTCGAGGAGTCGGATCGACCCGCACGTGAAAGTGCTCGACGAATCGCTCGTCGAGCGAGCGACGCGTCGGGGCCTCGACGTCGTGGTCTACGCGCCGCACTTCACCCGACTCCCCGAAATCGAGCGGCGGGCCCGCGAACTCTCGACGGAGGACCTCCTCGTCGTCCCCGCCCGGGAGGTGTTCACCGGTACCTACCGGAATCGCAAGCACGTGCTCGCGCTTGGCCTCCAGGAACCGGTGCCCGACTTCATCTCCCTCGATGCCGCGATGGCCGAGTTCGAGCGCCAGGACGCGACCGTCCTCGCGCCCCATCCCGAGTACCTCACCGTCGGCCTCACGAACGCGGACGTCCGGACCTACGTCGAGCAGATCGACGCCATCGAGGTGTACAACCCGAAGTACCTCCCCGGCGACGCCGGGCGGTCGCGATCGCTCGCGGGCGAGTTCGACCTCCCCGCTTTCGGCTCCTCCTACGCCCACCTCGGCTGGACCATCGGCGACGTCTGGACCGAGACGAACCGGACGGTCGACGACGCGGACGCAGTCGCCAGCGCGTTCGCCGCCGACGGCAACCGCGTCTCGCGGCGCTCGGGGGTGGGCCCGCGACTTCGTTCGATCAGCGAGATCGGACACCTCGCCTGGGAGAACACCTGGAAGAAGATCGACCGCATCGGCTTTCCCGGCATGGAGGCGACCCACCCCAACGACGACGCGTACGGCGGTCGTTTCGACGAGGCGTACGTGTACTGAGCACTCGGCGACAATTGAGCGTCCGGAGACGACTGAGCGCCACGGCGACGACTGAACGCCACGGCGACGACTGAACGCCCCGGCGACTACTCCGCAGCCGACTCCGCGACGTCCCCCTCCTCCTCGAGGATCCGCTCCTCGGCTTCGTCGCGATCCTCGGGGTAGCCGATGTCCATCCGCCAGCCGTCGAGTTCGACGGCGTCGATGGTGCGACCGGACTGGAGCAGCAGGTCGATCGCCTCGGAGATCTCGTACTCGCCGCGGTTGGAGGGCTGGGTGAGGTGGGCGGCGTGGAAGATCGCCGGCGTGAACGTGTAGAAGCCGGTCATCACGAGGTTGCTCGGCGGGTCCTCGGGCTTCTCGACGACCTCGGTGATTTCGCCGTACTTGTTGGTGTCGCAGACGCCGTAACGGGAGGCGTCCTCCCAGGGCACCTCCTCGACGAGGAAGGCGGCGTCCGCGCGGTCCTCCATCTGCCGGCGAACCACGTCAGCGAGGTTCGCTCGGAAGATGTTGTCGCCGAGCATCATCATGAAGTCGTCGTCGACGTGCTCCTCGACGGTCAGCAGTGCGTGGGCGATGCCGAGGGGTTCGCGCTGGTGGGCGTAGGTGATCGGGACGCCCTGGAACTCGTCGCCGTAGTGCTCGATGATGTCCTGCTTGCGGTAGCCGACGACGACGAGGAGCTCCGACGCCCCGAGGTCGACGAGCTTCTCGAAGCAGTGGGTGAGGATGGGCTTGTCCGCGACCTCGACCATGCCCTTCGGCTTGTCCTCCGTCAACGGGCGGAGGCGCGTTCCCTCCCCCGCCGCGATGACGACCGCCTGCATGTCGCTGTCCATACGAAGTGGTGAGTCGACTTGGCTACAAGTACCTTGTTCCTCCAGGGTTCCTGGCGAGGTCCTCTCCGAAACCCGTGGCGTCGGTGCCGAACCGGAGCGCCCGCCGCCGTGACACGACCGGCGAAGCTAGATTTATTCCCCTGCCGATCGTAGTTCCACCCGGTGTATGCCAATGAGTGGCAAGAAAATCCTCCAGATCGCCGGTGACTTCGTCGAAGACTACGAGAACATGGTTCCCTTCCAGGCTCTGCAGATGGTCGGCCACGACGTCCACGCCGTCTGCCCGGAGAAGGAAGCGGGCGACACCGTAAAGACGGCCATCCACGACTTCCGGGGCGACCAGACCTACCTCGAAACGCGCGGCCACGACTTCGAGATCACGGCGTCCCTCGTCGAGATCGACCCCGCGGACTACGACGCCCTGGTCGTCCCGGGCGGGCGTGCGCCGGAGTACCTCCGGACCTACGACGAGGTGATCGAGACCGTCCAGCACTTCTTCGAGGAAGACAAGCCCGTCGCGACGCTCTGTCACGGGCCGCAGATCCTCGCCGCCGCTGGCGTCCTCGACGGCCGGGAGATCACCTCCTACCCGGCGGTCCGGCCCGAGTGTGAACGCGCCGGCTGCTCCTGGGTCGACGGGGTCGTCACCGACGGCAACCTCGTGACCGCACAGGCGTGGCCGGACCACCCCGAGTGGCTCGCGCAGTTCCTCGACGTGCTCGGTACCGACGTCGAACACGGAGAACCCCAGACCGCCGCCGCTGACGACGACTGAGCGCGGTCGGCAACCACTCCTTCCGTCGCCGAATCGAAATCCTCGTTTTTGCGGAGCGAACCTGCACCGGTACCCCCTCGACGATTCGATACCATCCGGAGCGCGGCGCTACGGGCGCGCGCTCCCCGGCCTGTGCAGTACCCCAGTAGAAGAGCGCGAGGTGGACCGGGGTGACGACGCCCAGCACGACAAGCAGCCATCCCCGCGCAGAGTTGAGGGCGTCTTCATGCGCCGTGGATCGACCAGTCTCCGTATCTTTGACTCGCACCGTCGGGCCCCGAACGGCCGCTACGCATCGTCGTAGGCCATCGACCGCGAGAGCTCGGGGTAGGCCTCGATCTGCTCGGAGAGTTCGGCGACTCGTTCTTCGGCGAGTTCGATCGCGTCCTCGCCGGCGATGAAGCGCCGCGGCGGATCGTCCTCGCCGGCGATCTCGACCAGCGCGTCGGCGAGCCTCGCCGGATCGTTCGGCTGCTCGCCGCGCTGCTCGGTCCACCACTCCATCTGCTCCGCTCGCCGCTCGGCGTAGTCGTCGATCGACGGATCGGTGAAGGGCATCGACTCCCGGGACGTGAGCGTCGTGCGGAAGAACCCCGGATTGACGATCGTCGTGTCGATGCCGAAGGGCGCGACCTCCTCGGCCAGCGCGTCCATCCAGCCTTCGACAGCGAACTTCGAGGCCGCGTAGGCTGAACTGAACGCGAACCCGGAGAGCCCGGCGCCCGACGAAATCGAGACGACGTGTCCCGAGCGCTGGTCGCGCATGACCGGAAGCACGGCGCGGGTGACATGCATCTGTCCGAGGAGGTTCGCCTCGAGCTGGTGCTCGATCTCCGCCATCGTCATCTCCTCGAAGAAGCCTTTGTACGATATTCCGGCGTTGTTGACCAGTACGTCGATGCGGCCGAACCGATCGACGGCGGCCGCCGCGGCCGCTTCGGCGTCGGCAGGGTTCGTGACGTCGAGTTCCGCGACCAGCAGCGCCTCGTGCTCGCCGACGGCCTCGGTCACGGCGCCCGTGTCCCGACCGGTGGCCACGACCGCGTGGCCGGCGTCGAGTGCGGCGGCGGCGAATTCGCGGCCCATCCCACGACTCGTTCCTGTGACGAACCAGACGTCGCCGTCGAACGCGGCGTCCGAATCGGCTCCCATTGCTCGAACGTATGCGGCCGAGGGGTTTGAGCGTGGTTCTCGCTGCAAAGCGCGTTCGAGTGACCTCGATCGCGGTTTGTCCACCCTCAGGTCGACGTCGAAGCCGTTCCAGCGCTCGAGCGCTGCCCCGATCGACGTCCCGCTACACCGTCTGGCCGCCGTCGACGACCATGGCGTGCCCGAGGACGAACGACGCCGCGTCCGAGCACAGCCAGAGCACCGCGTTGGCGATCTCCGCGGGCTCGCCCATCCGTCCGATCGGCTCCTGTTCGACCACCGACTGGCGGCCGCCCTCCCTGTCGTCGGTGACGCGATCCATCATCGACGTGTCGATAATGCCCGGACAGACGGCGTTGATGCGGAGATCCGTGTCCGCGTACTCGAGGGCTGCCGACTTCGTGAGGCCGACGACGCCGTGTTTCGCGGCGACGTACCCGGATTCGGGGAAGCCTCGAATGCCAGCACCCGAGGAGATATTGACGATCGCACCGCCATGCTCTCGAATCGGTGGGATCTGGTACTTCATCGAGAGGAAGACGCCACGCAGGTCGGTGTCCAGGAGCCGGTCCCATTCCTCGACGTCCAGGTCCGCCGTCTTCACCGAGCGCTGTTCGACGCCGGCGTTGTTGCAGGCGTAGTCCAGCCGGCCGAACTCGTCGATCGTTCGCTCGATCGCCGCCTGGACTTCCGCGGGTTCCCGAAGGTCGCACGTGACGGCGAGTGCGTCGCTCCCGAGCGCGTCGATCCGCTCGGCTGTCTCTCGGTTGCCCGCTTCGTCGATGTCGGCGACGACGACGGCGGCACCCTCCTGAGCGAATGCCAGCGCCGTCGCGCGGCCGATCCCGCCCGCCGCGCCGGAGACGAACGCGACCTCGTTCTCAAAGTCGAAGTACTCGCGCTGTGGGGTCGGCTGTACGTTGTCGGGCATCGAGAATCACCACGACCGTCACTGCCTTACGTTCGTCCATCGGTTCGGAGCCCGCCGAGACCGTCGAGATCGACGAGCGGTAGCGATGGCGAACCGTCGAGAGACGTGGTGCCGATCGGCGAGTCTCGGGCGTTGCCTCTGTGAACGGCGTACCCGCTGGATCCGGAGGTCGCAGAGGATACCGGGCGTAGCGCTCTACCCGCCGCTTCCCGCGGTGTCACCCTCCTCCAGCCGCCGCTCGTACTTCGCGAGCGCGCCCGAAAGTGCGGCCTCCGCGTCGACGTCCGCCGCCTCGGCGAGCGCGAGCAGCGAGAAGTAGACGTCGCCGAGCTCGTCGGCCGACAGGTCGATCGCATCGGGATCGGTGCCGTAGCCCGTCGATTCGTTCGCCTCCTTCGCGAGTTCGCCTGTCTCGCTCACGAGATCGAGCAGGCGGTAGGCCGGCGGCGCCGAGAGGTCCTTGTCCGCGACGAAGGCGGCGACGCGTTGCTGTGGGTCGTCCATGCGACGTCGTTCGAACCGATGGCCGAAAATCGGGGGGTTTCAGCCTGGCGCGGGCTCGGGCTCGCCAGCTGCGTCAGCCCCAGCCGCGACCGTCGTCGTCATCGTCGTCGCCCCATTCGCGGTCGTCATCGTCGTCATCCTCCCTGTCGTGACCGCGTCCACGGCCGTTCCCGCGGTCGTGGCCGTTCACGACCTCGAACATCCGCATCATCTCGTGTTCCTCGTGCTCGAGGACGTGGCAGTGGAAGGGGTACTTGCCCGCGAAGTCGCCGAACTTCACGGCGATGCGGACCGTCTCGTCGGGATTGACGCGGACGACGTCCTTCCCACCGCGCTCGTTCGGGTGGGGCGGTTCGGTGCCGTCCTGGCCGCGACCGATCACGGTGAACTCGACGAGGTGGAGGTGTAGCGGGTGGGTGTGCATCGAGGTGTTCGAGATCTCCCAGACCTCGGTCGTGCCGAGCTGGGGTTCGATCTCGATCGGATCGCCCCAGCGCTTGTCATTGAGGGTGTGGAGTCCCGGATCCGAGCCCATCTGCATCTCCATCGAGATCTGGCGGGTCTCCTGGGCGGCCCGCTCGGTGGGGGTGTGGCGGTACGGCATCCTGAGATCCGTCGGGTGGCGGGTCCGGTCCCAGCCGTCGCTCTCCTCGGCGACCTCGAACTGCATGATCTCGTGGATCTGGGGGTGGTCGCCGCCGCCGTGGCCGTCGTCGCCGCCCATCTCGCCATCGCTGTCCATGTTCCCCATCCCGCCGTCGTGACCGTCGCCGTGGCTGCCACCGGAGTAGGGGAACTGGGCGTCGTTCGTCATGGTGATCGTCTCCCCGGCGTGATCCGAGAAGTCGACGACGACCTCCGCGCGCTCGAACGGCGCGATCACGAGCGTCTCCATGTCGCCGCCGTGACCGATCTCGACGACCTCCTCGAGGAAGCCGTGGCCGGTGGCGATCTGGTACATCGAGAGGCCCTCGCCGCCGTCGTCGTGGTCGCCGCTATCGCCGTCGTGTCCGTCGCCCTCGCTGGCGAGGTTGAGTCCGTACGTTCGCCCGTTCGAGGGGTTGAGAATCCGGAAACGGTACCGGCGCGGCTCGACCTCGAAGGTCGGCCACGCGGCGCCGTTGACGGTCGCGACGTCGCCGGCGAAGTTCGCGACGAACTCGTCGGGGTAGTACAGCAAGCCGTCCTCGTGGAAGGCCCGGTCGGCGAGGACGAGCGGCACGTCGTGCTCGTCCTCGGGGAGCCCCATGTGGCGCTCGCGCCAGCCCTTGACGATGTACGGACCGACGAGGCCGGCGTAGTTGTTGAGTCGGCTGATGCCGCGGGCGTGGTCGTGGTAGACCGTGGACATCCGGGCGTTGCGGTTGGGGATCTCCTGGACGGGCTCCGAGAACCGCGGGCCAGTCACGCCCTCGGGCGAGGTCCACATGTCCGCCTGGCCGTCGCTGGCCGTCGGCGTGTTCAGCCCGTGGAAGTGCGTGACCTGACGGACCTCCGGCACCGGCCCGTCGTAGTCGTGGTAGTTCTCCGTGGTCGTCCCCCGGATCTCCTCGTCGACCTCGAAGACGTGCTCGGTGGGCAGGTCGGAGGTGTCGAAGTGAACGCGGAGCCGGCGGTACTGCCAGCTCTCGATGATCGGGCCGGGGAACTGCCCGTCGAAGCCCAGAATCTTCGAGTCGGGGATGTCGGGGTGGAACGAGTGGGTCCCCGCCTCGACGCTGACCTCGTGATAGGGCGCACCGCGATCCCGTCCGTCGGGTTCACGCGTCTCGGGAATCGGGAGTGGCTGGGCGAACTTCTCGAGGTCGGGCGACCCGTCCCAGGACGCGTGGTGGTCGCCATCGCTTTCCTCGGACGCGGCAGCGAGTGGGAGCCCAGCCACGGTGCCGAGCGCAGCACCAGTCTGGAGCAAGCCGCGTCGTGATATCGGATTCATCGGTCCGTCACCCCGCCGCGACGGCTCGTCGGTGCCGGTCGACCCCCGGACCGGCTGGGTAGTGCCAGGATTACCATTGGTAGCAGTGTGCTAACCATACGGCAAAAAAACTTCTGTGCGTCGATTGACGCGAATGATTAAGCCAGACGACCGTCGGAGCATCGTCTGACGCACCGACCGACCGCGAGAATCGCAGATGGCGTCCGTTACGCACTTGGCGAAAACAGCGGCGAGAACGGCCGAGCTACGCGATTATCAGGCGTGATAGCAGTTGCCAGGAGCCACCACGTCGGAACGATCGGGCCGGCACGGCTATTGTGTCTCAGAGGACACGACAGAAATCGCGTCTGCAGGGCGCACCGGTTGCCGGCGAAGAGACGCTTCGGCACCGATCGAGCGTCGCCCCTGGGAGCGTGGCTACCGCGCGTCCTCGATGGCGTCGAGCGCCTCGGGGTTCTCGATCGAGGACATGTCCCCCAGTTCCTCGCCCTCGTAGGTGCCCGCGATCGCGCGGCGGATGATCTTCCCCGACTGCGTCTTCGGGAACGCGTCGACGAAGAACAGCTCCCGGGGACGGAACGGCTTCCCGATCTCCTCGCCGACCCACCCGACGAGCGCGTCTCGTAGATCCTCTGTCTCCGCGACGCCGGGTTCGACGACGACGTAGGCGACGACGGCCTGCCCGGTCGTCTCGTCGTCGACGCCGACCGCTGCGGCCTGATTGACGTCCGCGTGGTCGATCAGCGCGCCCTCGACCTCCGCGGGGCCGACCTTCCGCCCCGCGACGTTGATCGCGTCGTCCGCGCGGCCGTGGAGGAACCAGAAGCCGTCGGCGTCGCGTTGTGCGAAGTCGCCGTGGTCCCACAGGTCGTCCCAGGTCGACCAATACTCCGCGAGGTAGCGCTCGTCGCCGGACCACAGCGACTGGGTCATGGAGGGACAGGAATCCCGCGCGACGAGGAATCCGCGGTCGGTCGTGTCGACGATCGACTCGCCGTCCGGGTCGACGACGTCGACGTCCATCCCGAGGCCGGGGGCGCCGAGCGTGCAGGGCTTGAGCGACTGGATCGGCATCGGCATCAGGAAGCACCCGAAAATCTCCGTCCCGCCGGAGATGTTGACGATGGGGCACTCGCCGCCCCCGACCTCGTCGTAGAACCACTTCCAGGACTCGGGGTCCCAGGGTTCGCCGGTCGATCCGAGCAACCGGAGCGAGGAGAGGTCGTGGCCCTCCAGCCACTCCTCGCCCTGCTTTTTGAGCGCGCGGATCGCCGTCGGCGAGATGCCGAACACCGAGAGTTCGTGCTCGTCGATCATCCGCCAGAACCGATCGGGCTCCGGGTGGTCCGGCGCGCCCTCGTACATGAAGATCGTGCCGCCGAAGGCGTGGTTGCCGAGGAGGGTCCAGGGGCCCATCATCCAGCCGATGTCCGACACCCAGAAGAAGCGGTCCGAGGGCTGGTGGTCGAAGCCGAAGTAGATCTCCTTGGCCGACTGGAGCAACGCGCCGGCGTGGGGCTGGACGATCCCCTTCGGCTGACCGGTGGTCCCCGAGGAGTACAGCAACATCGCCGGGTGCTGGCTCGGGAGCGATTTCGTCTCGTAGTGGTCGTCGGCCTCGGCGACAGAATCTGCCCACCATTCGTCGCGGTCCTCGTGCCAAAGTACGTCGACGCCGCTGTCGGGATCGCTCGCACCGAGGCGGTCGTAGACGATAGTGTGCTCGACGACCGACTCGTCGGCCGCCTCGCGGGCAGCCGCGATCGCCTCGTCGGCGGTGTCCTTCAGATACACCTCGTCGCCCCGTCGGTAGAAGCCGTCCGCCGTGAACAGCACGGAGCAACCGGCGTCGGACAGCCGCGTCTCGACGGCGTCGACGCCGAAGCCGGAGAAGATCGGCACCGCGATCGCCCCGACCTTGAGGCAGCCGTAGAGGATCGAGATGACCTCCGGGACCATCGGCATGTACAGCCCGACCGTGTCGCCCGTCTCGATCCCGCGATCTTCCAGGGCGTTCGCCACGCGATCGGCCTGTTTCCGGAGGTCCTGGAACGTGATCCGGCGGACGTCGCCGGGTTCGCCCTCCCAGATGCAGGCGACGTGATTACGCGCGCCCGTGTCGCGTGCGGCGTGGCGATCCAGGACGTTGTGCGCGGCGTTGATCTTCCCGCCGGGGTACCAGTCGGTGAACTGCGGTCCGTCGGAATCGTCGCGAACCCGGTCGTAGTCCTCGTCGAACTCGATGCCGAGTTCGTCGGGCAGGACGTCCCAGAACCACTCGACGCCGGAGTCCGGTTCGCCCTCGACCTCTGTCGTCGTCCGCTCGATCAGTTCCTCGTGGTCGTCGATGCCGTACCGCTGCATGAACTGCCAGACGTTCGTCGACTCCACGAACTCCCGGTCGGGCTCGTGGACGACCTCGTCGATGTCCTCGAGGGTGTCCATACGTGGTCTGTAGCGAACGTTCCCCATAGTTCTTGGTCCACTGGAACGGTCCCCGCTCGCCGCGAAGACGGGACGTCCTCGCCGCAGCCGGTACTGGCGGAGTGACAGATCGGCCCCGTATCACTATCCCCTCCTGTGACCAAGAGACACCATGACCAGCGAACGATTCGGCTACCTCACGCCCCAGACCCTCGGCCTGTTCACCGATCGGTACGAACTGACCATGATGCGGGGCTACGGCGAGAACGACCACACGCCCGAGGCGACGTTCTCACTGTACTACCGTTCGCTACCGACGAACCGCGGGTACGTGATCGCCGCGGGACTCGAACAGGTCCTCGCGTACCTCGATTCCATCGAGTTCGGCGAGCGTGCCCTGCCCCACCTCCGGGCGGAGGGGTTCCCCGAGGGATTCCTCGACGTCCTCGCCGACTTCGAGTTCACCGGCGACGTGCGTGCCGTCCCGGAGGGGACCGCGGTGTTCCCGAACGAGCCGCTGCTCGAAGTCACCGCACCGATCGAACAGGCACAGCTGTTCGAGACGCTCGTGCTCAACCAGGTCGGCTTCCAGAGCCTGATCGCGACGAAGGCTGCGAGAATGCGCGACACCGTGGACCGTCACGACGAGGACGTCACGCTCGTCGACTTCGGCTCCCGTCGTGCCCACGGCACCGACGCCGGAGTGAAGGCCGCACGCGCCGCGTTCGTCGGCGGCTTCGACGGAACGTCGAACGAGGCGGCAGCGGAAGCGTTCGACCTCCCCGCGTACGGGACGATGGCCCACTCCTGGGTCCAGAGCTTCGAGACCGAGCGGGCGGCCTTCGAGGCGTTCGTCGACGTCTACGGCGAGGACGCCGTCCTCCTGATCGACACCTACGATACGGTCGCCGGCGCTGAGACCGCGCTCGACGTAGCGCGAGAACGCGACGTGGACGTCCGCGGGGTTCGCCTCGACTCCGGGGACCTCCCAGCGCTCTCCGTCGCAGTCCGTGAGATCCTGCCGGCGGAGATGGACGTCTTCGTCTCCTCCGGCGTCGACGAGTTCTTCCTGCGCGAGTTCTACGAGCGGGACGGCGTCGCCGACGGCTTCGGCCCGGGCACGTCGCTGACGACGAGCAAGGACGCGCCGACGCTCAACCCGGTGTACAAACTCGTGGCCGTCGAGCAGGACGGCGAGATGACGCCGAGCACGAAGCTCTCGGCCGGGAAAGTGTCCTACCCGTGTGCCAAGAGCGTCCACCGGTTCGAGGACGAGGACGGGTTGGCACGCGACGTCGTCGCCCGCAGGGACGAGGACGTCGGTGGTCGCGAACTCCTCGTCGACGTCGTCCAGGACGGCGAGGTGGTGTACGACAGTCCCGACCTCGCGGCGATCCGAGACAGGACGGCCCGAACGCTCGCGAAGGTCCCAGCCGGGGTACGAGCCATCGAGGACCCCGAGGAGTATCCCGTCGCGATCAGCGACGGCCTCGCGGCGACCACCGACCGCCTCGAGGCCGACCTTCGCAAGGAGGCGGGGCTCGAGTGATCCGTCGGGAGGACCCAGCAGTCGTTCCGAGGCGGGGCTTGCGGCCAGCGACTGGACCGACGGCCTGACCAACTGCTGCGGATCGTCACTCGGAGAGCGACGCCCGATACTCCTCGACGACTGCCCAGGTCGACTCGTCGTCCGGGAAGATGGCGAGCGGGTCGTTCTCGTGGGTGTAGGTCGTACCGGTCGTCGGGTCGTGGAGGTCGGGCGCCCAGAGCGCGACCCCATTCAGACCGGTCTCCCCGGCGGCCTCGAACCCCGTCTCGAGGTAGGCGTTGCGCTTCGCGAGGTCGTACTCGGTGCCCGTGTCGACGTGGACGCCGAACTCGCCGAGGTACGCGGGTTTCCCGACCTGCTCGTGGGCCTTCCGGACGTGCTCGCGGACGTACTCGGCGAAGGCATCGTGGCCGCGTTCGTTGATTCCATCCCACTCGTACACCGGGTAGTCGTGGAAGGAGCAGGCGTCGACGTGCTCGGA from Salinarchaeum sp. Harcht-Bsk1 includes these protein-coding regions:
- a CDS encoding MazG-like family protein, whose translation is MDDPQQRVAAFVADKDLSAPPAYRLLDLVSETGELAKEANESTGYGTDPDAIDLSADELGDVYFSLLALAEAADVDAEAALSGALAKYERRLEEGDTAGSGG
- a CDS encoding multicopper oxidase family protein, translated to MNPISRRGLLQTGAALGTVAGLPLAAASEESDGDHHASWDGSPDLEKFAQPLPIPETREPDGRDRGAPYHEVSVEAGTHSFHPDIPDSKILGFDGQFPGPIIESWQYRRLRVHFDTSDLPTEHVFEVDEEIRGTTTENYHDYDGPVPEVRQVTHFHGLNTPTASDGQADMWTSPEGVTGPRFSEPVQEIPNRNARMSTVYHDHARGISRLNNYAGLVGPYIVKGWRERHMGLPEDEHDVPLVLADRAFHEDGLLYYPDEFVANFAGDVATVNGAAWPTFEVEPRRYRFRILNPSNGRTYGLNLASEGDGHDGDSGDHDDGGEGLSMYQIATGHGFLEEVVEIGHGGDMETLVIAPFERAEVVVDFSDHAGETITMTNDAQFPYSGGSHGDGHDGGMGNMDSDGEMGGDDGHGGGDHPQIHEIMQFEVAEESDGWDRTRHPTDLRMPYRHTPTERAAQETRQISMEMQMGSDPGLHTLNDKRWGDPIEIEPQLGTTEVWEISNTSMHTHPLHLHLVEFTVIGRGQDGTEPPHPNERGGKDVVRVNPDETVRIAVKFGDFAGKYPFHCHVLEHEEHEMMRMFEVVNGHDRGNGRGRGHDREDDDDDDREWGDDDDDDGRGWG
- a CDS encoding AMP-binding protein, whose translation is MDTLEDIDEVVHEPDREFVESTNVWQFMQRYGIDDHEELIERTTTEVEGEPDSGVEWFWDVLPDELGIEFDEDYDRVRDDSDGPQFTDWYPGGKINAAHNVLDRHAARDTGARNHVACIWEGEPGDVRRITFQDLRKQADRVANALEDRGIETGDTVGLYMPMVPEVISILYGCLKVGAIAVPIFSGFGVDAVETRLSDAGCSVLFTADGFYRRGDEVYLKDTADEAIAAAREAADESVVEHTIVYDRLGASDPDSGVDVLWHEDRDEWWADSVAEADDHYETKSLPSQHPAMLLYSSGTTGQPKGIVQPHAGALLQSAKEIYFGFDHQPSDRFFWVSDIGWMMGPWTLLGNHAFGGTIFMYEGAPDHPEPDRFWRMIDEHELSVFGISPTAIRALKKQGEEWLEGHDLSSLRLLGSTGEPWDPESWKWFYDEVGGGECPIVNISGGTEIFGCFLMPMPIQSLKPCTLGAPGLGMDVDVVDPDGESIVDTTDRGFLVARDSCPSMTQSLWSGDERYLAEYWSTWDDLWDHGDFAQRDADGFWFLHGRADDAINVAGRKVGPAEVEGALIDHADVNQAAAVGVDDETTGQAVVAYVVVEPGVAETEDLRDALVGWVGEEIGKPFRPRELFFVDAFPKTQSGKIIRRAIAGTYEGEELGDMSSIENPEALDAIEDAR
- a CDS encoding nicotinate phosphoribosyltransferase — its product is MTSERFGYLTPQTLGLFTDRYELTMMRGYGENDHTPEATFSLYYRSLPTNRGYVIAAGLEQVLAYLDSIEFGERALPHLRAEGFPEGFLDVLADFEFTGDVRAVPEGTAVFPNEPLLEVTAPIEQAQLFETLVLNQVGFQSLIATKAARMRDTVDRHDEDVTLVDFGSRRAHGTDAGVKAARAAFVGGFDGTSNEAAAEAFDLPAYGTMAHSWVQSFETERAAFEAFVDVYGEDAVLLIDTYDTVAGAETALDVARERDVDVRGVRLDSGDLPALSVAVREILPAEMDVFVSSGVDEFFLREFYERDGVADGFGPGTSLTTSKDAPTLNPVYKLVAVEQDGEMTPSTKLSAGKVSYPCAKSVHRFEDEDGLARDVVARRDEDVGGRELLVDVVQDGEVVYDSPDLAAIRDRTARTLAKVPAGVRAIEDPEEYPVAISDGLAATTDRLEADLRKEAGLE